A single genomic interval of Pseudomonas sp. FeN3W harbors:
- a CDS encoding diguanylate cyclase: MSDDSTTTISEPVPRPVGSLGRRLVLATLGFCLLFTLATVGLRTWTAWQNNLAEMNAELALIDQVFRSTLSKAIWEMDGDSLHSQLDSVVQAAPIGRVELRIIRAGREPELVQRQRGEQPAQHRAPRLQHQLSYEPYAGASETVGELALEGNEELLWERMLAEVYDIVITQVIQSLLLAGLIMWMFNRTVTLHVRRIARHLTRLTPDNLDRSLRLDRSPKRHDELSLLEGGVNSLQAKLSAYLERQHQDELALAAHRDRLAELVEERTAELRAANVQLEELSRSDPLTGLANRRQFDEIKEIEFRRALRQDQPLAVLMCDVDFFKRYNDHYGHAQGDQCLRMVADTLQSVFARAGEVVARLGGEEFVVLLPGVDAEAARRAAVRLQQRLAERELPHEASAVSPYVTFSIGLAVLEPDTMDQFDQLLHRADEALYRAKTHGRNCISA; the protein is encoded by the coding sequence ATGAGCGACGACTCGACCACCACGATCAGCGAGCCGGTGCCGCGGCCGGTGGGTTCGCTCGGCCGCCGGCTGGTGTTGGCCACCCTCGGTTTCTGCCTGCTGTTCACCCTCGCCACCGTTGGGCTGCGGACCTGGACCGCCTGGCAGAACAACCTGGCGGAGATGAACGCCGAGTTGGCACTGATCGATCAGGTGTTTCGCAGCACCCTGTCCAAGGCGATCTGGGAAATGGACGGTGACTCCCTGCATTCGCAGCTCGACAGCGTGGTGCAGGCCGCCCCCATCGGCCGCGTCGAGCTGCGGATCATCCGTGCCGGCCGCGAGCCGGAACTGGTTCAGCGGCAACGGGGTGAGCAGCCGGCCCAGCACCGCGCGCCACGCCTGCAGCATCAGCTGAGCTACGAACCTTACGCCGGCGCCAGTGAAACGGTGGGCGAACTGGCGCTCGAGGGCAACGAAGAACTGCTCTGGGAGCGCATGCTCGCCGAGGTCTACGACATCGTCATCACCCAGGTCATTCAGTCGCTGTTGCTGGCCGGGCTGATCATGTGGATGTTCAACCGCACGGTCACCCTGCACGTGCGGCGTATTGCCCGTCACCTGACCCGGCTGACGCCGGACAATCTGGATCGCAGCCTGCGCCTCGATCGTTCGCCGAAGCGGCACGACGAACTGAGCCTGCTGGAAGGCGGGGTCAACAGCCTGCAGGCGAAACTCTCGGCCTATCTCGAGCGCCAGCACCAGGATGAGCTGGCCTTGGCGGCGCACCGGGACCGCCTTGCCGAGCTGGTCGAAGAGCGCACCGCCGAACTGCGCGCGGCCAATGTGCAACTGGAAGAGCTGTCGCGCAGCGATCCGCTTACCGGGCTGGCCAACCGTCGCCAATTCGACGAGATCAAGGAGATCGAATTCCGCCGTGCCCTGCGTCAGGACCAGCCGCTGGCGGTACTGATGTGCGACGTGGATTTCTTCAAGCGCTACAACGACCACTACGGCCACGCCCAGGGCGACCAGTGCCTGCGGATGGTCGCCGACACCTTGCAGTCCGTGTTTGCCCGCGCCGGCGAGGTGGTCGCGCGGCTCGGCGGCGAGGAGTTCGTCGTGCTGCTGCCCGGCGTCGATGCCGAGGCCGCGCGGCGGGCGGCAGTACGCCTGCAGCAACGCCTGGCCGAGCGCGAGCTGCCCCACGAAGCTTCCGCCGTTTCACCCTACGTGACCTTCAGCATCGGCCTGGCCGTGCTCGAGCCGGACACCATGGACCAATTCGACCAACTGCTGCACCGCGCGGACGAGGCCCTCTACCGGGCCAAGACCCACGGTCGCAACTGCATTTCCGCCTGA
- a CDS encoding transporter substrate-binding domain-containing protein — MKTSLARLCRLLLALVLCWAPLAMAGRVITAVTEELPPYNMTVDGELTGMATEVVKAVLEEAGEDVRIRSMPWARAYDIALNNENVLIYSVARTPQREPLFKWVGVIAPTRWYLFSLPGTEFNLKTLDDARQYQIATVKADVGEQYLIDKGFAVGRNLQSSNKYEHNYQKLKAGRVDLWISNELNAHYLVRQASGDPNEVAVPQLSLDDLGGADGLCMAFSRDTSDEVVERFRQALARVRADGRYDAIVAKWLK, encoded by the coding sequence ATGAAAACGTCGCTGGCTCGCCTTTGCAGGCTGCTGCTCGCCCTTGTGCTGTGCTGGGCGCCACTGGCGATGGCGGGGCGCGTCATAACCGCGGTCACCGAAGAGCTGCCGCCCTACAACATGACCGTCGACGGCGAGCTGACCGGCATGGCCACCGAGGTGGTGAAGGCGGTACTGGAGGAGGCCGGCGAAGACGTACGCATCCGTTCGATGCCTTGGGCCCGTGCCTATGACATCGCGTTGAACAACGAGAACGTGCTGATCTATTCCGTCGCCCGCACGCCGCAGCGCGAGCCGTTGTTCAAGTGGGTCGGGGTAATTGCGCCCACCCGCTGGTACCTGTTCTCGCTGCCCGGCACCGAGTTCAACCTGAAAACCCTGGACGATGCCCGGCAGTACCAGATCGCCACGGTCAAGGCGGATGTCGGCGAGCAGTACCTGATCGACAAAGGCTTCGCCGTCGGCCGCAACCTGCAGTCGAGCAACAAGTACGAGCACAACTACCAGAAACTCAAGGCGGGACGCGTGGATCTGTGGATATCCAACGAGCTCAATGCCCATTACCTGGTGCGTCAAGCCAGTGGTGATCCGAACGAGGTGGCGGTGCCGCAGCTGAGCCTGGACGACCTTGGCGGTGCGGATGGCCTGTGCATGGCGTTCAGTCGCGATACGTCGGATGAGGTCGTCGAGCGTTTTCGCCAGGCGCTGGCGCGCGTGCGGGCCGATGGGCGCTACGATGCGATTGTCGCGAAATGGCTGAAATGA